The Plasmodium vivax chromosome 13, whole genome shotgun sequence nucleotide sequence CTTTTCTCTCCCCACCGACTGTTTAATCACACCAAATGTGGTGCACCCTACGCCGCCTCCCTTCCCTGCAGAGAGATCATCCTAAATGGGTACGGAAACAAAGTCAACGCCAATGATCGGAAAATCATAAAAAGCTACGTGAAGGAATATTTCAACGAGTACTCGTTTAATGAGAAAAACGAGTTCGTCTACTCGGCCGACGAAAACTTCGACTACAAATTTGTGATGAACCGGTCCATCAAGGAGTACGTCAATTTGGTGAAGGTAATGGTGCAGTTGCAGTGAAGAGGAGGCTGAGACGAAATTTGCCGCACCATGGCGGCCCGTTCAATATACATGTACCCACATCGTATTCGCACCCCCCTCTTACCTCAGAGCTACCCCCTCTTCAACAGCTGCAAAACGTACGGAATGAAAATCGAAGCTGACAAGAAGCAGCACGAACAGTACAACGAAAATATGCtcaaaaatttggaaaaaatctGCAGCGAGGAAGTTTTAGTATACAAGAAGGAAAACAACGACGGTGATATCTTCTTCAACCTGGACAGTGACTACTACTCCAGCTCGTTACTCAACACAGATGATGAGCAAAGTGGAAAGTCCCCCCGAGGAGATAAACCAACTGGGTGTGCATCAGAGCGGATTGAGAAGAACACATGTGAGGGCTCAAACGGGGGAGACACAAATGATGCCCTTCAAGTAGACCATGCGACTGAGCAGGGAGGCGACCCAACCATCACTTACACGAACGATGAAAGGAACGATGACAAAAACGCCGACGCGCACGATGACACGTACGATGACGTATGGGACGACGCAAAGTTCTTCGCGAAGACGTACCGCTGGAGCcccgtggaggaggaagcgctGGGCAGGCGCAACGCGGAAAATATGGACTTCCTaaagaacataaaaaaaatgaacgaattCTACGAACTGATAAAGAAGCTAAAGTGGACATTCAAATACAACATCAGCATTAAGGCAGAGTGGGCCAAAGGGAACATAACGACCATCCAGTCATGttgcgaaaaagaaacagaGAAATTTAAACGAGTTacaaatttaatatacaaTGATGTAATCAAAATTGAGCAGgagttaaataaaaataaaaaaaaaatcgacaaAGAGACCAAGCTAATTATGATTTCCCTCTCTCGAAATGAAGTCCCAACAAAATGGATGTccaattttaacaaaaaaataaaaacaatcgACAGTTTTGTTACATACtacgaaaatgtgaaggagcAGCTGTACTTTTGGAACATCACAGGGGAATTacgtttttataatgtaCAATATCTTTTTGATccgttaaatttttttaaagcctTATTGATTAAATTCAGTTcagttcataaaaaaaaattagacgACTGCATATTTTTGTCCTGCATAAATAACACCCTGGAGATGAAGAGGAAACAAactcctccccattttcaGAAAAATTTCTTCTACAGCAGTGACGAAGAGGAGGCCTTCTCGTCCAACCAGATGAACTACTCCGATTACGTCCACTACGAGGTGGATTCCTGCTGCAATGTGGACGTCTCCGGGCTGCACACGCTGGTAGGCGCGCAAGAGCAGTTCGCCCACACATACGCTTATAGGTGCCTTCTCAGACGTATCTTCTTACACACGCTTGCTTCCCGCGCAAGGAACTCCCACTTGCGTTGCTCAGATGGGGGGCCCAAACCGTTACTCATTTGTCATTCTGCAAATGGCCCACTCCCCACACACTTCTACCCCCCGCAGAACAACAACTTCGAATGCCTGGGCGTCAAGTCAAGGAGCAACAAAAAGTACGACGAAATCCCCATCGTAACCTTAAGCGTAATCGAgaggagagagaaaaatatcctcaaggacaaaaaaataccGCTTTACCAGTACAAGTATAActcaaaatggaacaaaaaaaataaaaaatttataacgaACTTGTATTTCAAGTCGGACAAGCACAAGTCATTCATTTACATTAATAAGGTGTATCTGTTCGTTTATAACTGATGTGTgatggcgttttttttttttgcacttcttgcatttttttgtttttttttttcccttttcgctcaAACGCGCTTGCTATActtgtacatatttttcaacTCGCTGAAGTCCGCATTTTCGTTAAAATGGATGTCCCGCTCCAACAGCGGCATTTCCACATCCTGCAAGGGGTGCGAAGCGAAAGTGAATGCACATTTAAGAGAAGTAACTCtccataataaaaatacaccgTACGTATGGGAAATCCAAAGCATGTTGTCCCGTAGAACCAACTGCGAACCATTTTCCCTCCTTACCGGTATGACATAATCATCGTCGGACGTCGCCTGCGACTTGGGTTTGATTCGATCCAGTGGTATCACCCCGCTGTAAAAGGGCCAAACAAAGGTTGCGCATTTGGAAGACTGCGCATTTTGAGGAGTCTAATTGGCTCGCCCAAACCAGTTCGGTGTGCTACAAACGGTGCACACACAGGAATGTATTATTTGTGCGTGCCTCCCACAAGCTGTGCAGCCAAACCATACCAGTTGTAAATGTAGACTTGCTTCTTCGGCTTCCCAATTAGGGTCGACTGCTCCTCAATAAACGACAGGGTGTCAAATCCGTATTCCAGGTGCCCAAAGACCACCTgcagggagggggaaaatgggCAAGTCAACCGGTGGGTAAATAAACCGGTGAGCAAAATTTCGCGAAACTtcgcaaaaaagcaaaacaccCTGGGGATGTTCCACCCACTCACATGCTTCTTATCCAGCCATGGGCAACTTTTAAAggttacaaaaaattgggaGTTATTTGTGTGTTTGATCCTCGTCTGGCACATGGACAGCACGCCTGTCAGTATGGGTGGGGTAAAATGTAGGCAATCGTTCGATGGGTACAGACATGTAAGCGTGCCTACGTGGGCAtaacaaaatgaggaagttTCTACGAATGTGTAGCGAAAAGAACCCATCCACGGAGTGACCCTAAAATAACGCGTCATTCGTTTTGCGCCTCTCTGTTCGTTTTTCCTCCCGTGGGACCTCTTTTCGAATGCCGGTAGATGAACTTTTCGTTTCGGAAGTACTGTCCATATATGGACTCCCCGCCAAAGCCGTTCCCAAAATTGAAGTCCCCTCCTTGGAACAtctgaaggggggggagaataaTGCAAAGTGCACATAACGTGTGTGTTTTGGATAGGCACACAGAGGTCaacatgtatatacaaaTCACTGGGGGAGGGTTACACAAGTGCACCCTTAGTCGCTACACATCTGTCGTAGCCATTTTAGGTGCCTTACAAAATCTGTGACAATTCTATGAATGGGGGAGTTCTTGTACCAGCGCGGTTTCAGGTAGTAGCCCAGGCCTGTCTCACCttcgaatgaaaaaaaaaaaaaaaaaatctgctaAATGGGAGAAGAAAACGATTTACACTAACTTCTTTCTTAAAAGATCCTTTCCCCATGTGAGGCAATCACCTGTGCAGAGGCAGCGAAAATTTTCACACGTGATTGGTAACTTATCCATGAACAGCTGCAAAGGTGGGAAAAGGAGACCCTCATTAGTCATGCTTCCAATTGCGGAGGTGCGCGGTTtgcgctcatttttttcttcccccataTTCTCTTCATTCCTTCCTTCGTGCTCCCTTTTGGGGCTCCCCCCTTCGGTTGACTCCTGGCTCACCTCAAATATCAGCCTCCCAGCGTTCCTCCCCCCTATGGCGACATCCAAATAAACGCGGGGGTTCGGTATTTTCATCTTCGTTAAAAGTAGGGACGCTCGTAAGAAATGCGTTTCATCTTACCAACCAGAAGTGTTTAACCAAACAGTTCGATTAACCTTTTCGCCTTCACTATTTTATGTGTAATGCGGACTTCAGTGTgaggtcccttttttttttttttttttcctcacaaTTTTGAACGTAACGGCAACGTGTATATAGGCCTATCTCCGTCTACCTCCTCAAACACAACTTGGAGGAAGCTCTACCTTTTTAAGCGAacgaaattattttcccgCAATTCGCACTGAATTGACTTATCAAAATTTAGTTTTTATTTCGCACCATCTTATAAAAAGTCATCCgtgtatgcattttttttttatctgttcGGTTTTGCCTTATTCCCGCGAGCTGCTTCACCCAATCAGGGATTCACATGGAAGTGcggcaaaaatgagcaaacaggggtgtgcacatatgtacattataACTTCCCTACGGGTACTAAAAATGTGCATCTCCTCGGAAGTACATGTTACACCCCTTTggcaaattattttccccctttaatCGCCAGGTGGATAGCACAGCATGCCGGGGAGTAGAGCGATCATTTGCAACGGTATAGATAACCCCGTTAGATGTGCGCGCATCTgatgctcccccttttacaGCCATTCCGAGCAAACTCGATGCTTTACAGGGTCGATGCTTTACAAAGTCGGGGGGAACTCCCATTTTTACCGCCACCCTTCTTGCCAACTTCTAAAAGGGAACGCTGTACACACTTAGTTGTGTTTACTATTCCGAATGTTAATTAACACTTTTGTGTTGACTAGACGatggggaaaacaaaacataggggggtcaaaaaaaaaaaaaaaaaaaaagcgatttactaaaaaaacattttttatggtTACAGGTATGGGCAGCACTCGCTGTATGTTAATGTACACAAGTAGAAATACATCCGTGGGCGGTTGTACACGGAGTGTAGCCCAGTTGCTAAGGGGGGCGAGTGGACATATGCTAGGGCCGAGCCTACTCGGTGGTCAAACGGACATGCAAAGCTGCGCTACAAAATAAGCGTAGAGTGTTGGATTAGTAGGGGCCCACGCCACACAAGCAGATATGCCCATGcaagaaaaatatactaaccgcttcaccacacAAGCAGATATGCCCATGcaagaaaaatatactaaccgcttcaccacacAAGCAGATATGCCTATGCAGCAAAAATATACTAACGGCTACCCCCCAAAAAGGCTACAAAATTTTGACGCAAAAACTGTCGTAGAGGAAACTATTCAAACGGGCCACAAACAAATTTGAATAATTCCGGTGGCACTTGGACAAAACATACATCTGGTTGAAGTAGAAATAAATCAGCGAATTGAAATAATCCAGGAAGGACATTATGTtcatgttgtaaaaaaactGCTTGGTGAGGAAGTTCACCGTGGAAAGGCACAAATGCCACTGGTAGCACTTCACCTGGtcttcgtcttccccttGCTCTTCGTAAAGGCTACTCTGCAGTTCGTATAGGAGAACATTCGGATCATACACGTTGAACAAAAATCGAAAATACAAATTGGTAATCTCCTCCGTGAGTATCAACTTTCCATTCATCTCCATGTTAACGGAGAgggtaataaaatttttgattaaatttttaaaagaaaaggaaaagtcctttttacttttatgcCTAATAAAGTTATAGTCATTGTTTGCAATGTCCAAATGTTCCAATAAATTCGCCAGCCCGGTGCTCACAACATTTTTGTTGAAAAATTCCTCCAACTTGATATTATTgcttaacacatttttaaacaaatcaATGTAGAGGACAAATTTGAACAGCAGTCGAACAATGGTATAGTggatgtttttaaaattttttttatttctcaatttttttattggcaCTTTTGctttgtaaaatttaaaaaaatatttcataaaactGATATCGTGCAGATATATGCCAAACAGAATGATCaccacttttttaatttcactCAAAATCATGTTAAAGTAATCTGTTATGACGTATAGCCCGCAACTTTTACCCAACATGTCCGAATAAATATAcgtttcgtatttttttacgttatgTCCCATGGTCAATCTTCTCGTCAAAGCGTTAAACATGGAATTGTCCAAGTTAATAAAaactttatttaaaaagctgACTTTTTCATAGcccataatattttttacatttttaaaaaaaaggccaaggATGTTGCTCATCAgttcgtttaattttttatcaataaAGTAATTTAGGAAGGAGACATTTCTGtggttaattaaaatgttatacgtcctttcatttttattcacaCAAATTTCCCTCTTTTCAACTTTCCTCGTGATATTGTGAaggacgtttttttttttattacataaatgCCTGTACAGGGAAAAATTCGTCTcgcctttatttttcaccttttccaTGGTACATTTGGATAACTCCTTGTGCAGGTAGTATATGCTGTTGTAGTTgatcgttttgtttttttttagcactTTGGTTATTTTCCCCAGGTATACGACCATGCACGTGTTGTGCCACTTCCACAGCGACGcgcgcttcttcttcctgccACGATGGGCGTGGGCTGCTGTGCCTTCTTCGGTTGGGGCACCCGTTTGGGCGTGGACTTCTGTGCCTTCTTCGATTGGGGCACCCGTTTGGACTTCGACTGTTGCGCCTTCTTCGATTGGGGCACCCGTTTGGACTTCGATTTTTGtgcctccttctccttctgtaccacctcctccttttgtgcctcccccttttgtgccacccccttttgtgcctCCCTCCCGTTTCGCCTCCGCCTTGGCCTcacttctctccccccccacgctAATCCTGTAAATATCCTCCACATGCCCAACggtcctcttcttcttcttcttcctcctttgcgCCTTGGGCAGAGTCAAAAACTGGTTGCACTTGTCTATGTTGACGCTGAACAGATTCCCCTGCTTCCCAATGTCAAACTCGTTGCTCGGCATGTCTGCCTgcttgttaaaaaaatagtgaaaatTCTGCAGAGAATTGTCTTGCTGTTCGTCCACTAGGCACCTCACTCTGTTGGCATACAGCTCGATGAAAAGTTCATTCGAAATGCTTTggttttttactttattctTTCCATTGGCCAATTTCTGGTAGTACCAAAATAAGCCATACAAATCAGCCATACGCACATTTcgaggcaaataaaaaattacattttttgttaacttCAAGGACTCCCTCAAACAGGAATATACAGTTAACTTCCTCCCTGGGCTGTTTAacttgaaattttttttctttttgtatgATGGTCCTCCCCAGGGAATACTCAAAAAAACTACGTCGATTGTATTTTCCCTAAATAAATTtactatattaaaaaaatcgcacACAATAAAATCTACgttgttattataaaatttgcaatTATGTTGGCATTCCTTTACTCTGGCCAGTTCTATGTCTGACGAGATGGTGAAAACGTGGGACATGCTTAGGCTATTTCCGCCCGCCCCGCAAAAGGGGTCCAGGTAAATTAGCACTTTGTCTGAGTCCCCCTTGTTCGTTGGAGTGGGCGCGCTCGGTACCTCGCCTACGTGTGTCGCTATGCCAACTTTGCCCATTTCGTCCACTTCTGCCACTTCGCCCATTTCGTCCACTTCTGCCACTTCGTCCACTTCTgccacttcctccacttctgccacttcctccacttcttcctctccgcTGTCCTTCCGCACCAACACATTTTCATTGTAAcgcctcttcttcctctcacTCAAAGGCAGCGCTCGCTCCCTTCTAACCCTTGGCCTCCTCCTAAATTGTTTCTTCTCCACCGGAATTAAGCTATGCCCGATATTCTTGGCAATATACTCTGGGGTCATGGAGTACACCATATCCGTGTCGATGATAAAGCACCTGTCCTTATGTACCGTTGCCATTGTTTTATTCCTCACTAGGTTTCTTTTCCTCGCGTAGTAatttatggaaaaataattaatcaCCTCATGATTGTGCAAATTAAATTTCTgtaaattttgaaataaaatgggCATCTTAAATTTATACGTGTGCTTTAGTAATTCCCAGCTTTTGATATAACTTAGCTCTCTGGCTAGGTTATctgtttttttgtaatttttctttggCTCTGTTTTgtcatataaattaatttttcttgcGAGCTGCAGGAAGTTGTGCCGTATTTCATTGTTTATTaaatcttcttcctccaacTCCAGCACTGTGTAGTAGCTCGGGTGAACCAGGAAGCACAGGTTCAACGTCTTGTCGCTGTCTCGGGGCTCGTTGAAATTTTTGTACGTCTTTCGAATCATCTTGTTCTGGTCTCACGAAGTGACGTTCGTTGATAAGAGGGGGCTTCCACTTGGGCAGCTAACCTATCATCTGGAGCTTCCACTTGGACAGCCAACCGATCAGCTGATCATCCCAACGCGGCTCTCCAACAGATTAACGCGcaagctgctttttttttttttttttttcttccgcttcttttcttcctgctCGCCCATTTGCCCACTCTATGTTAActctctcccttttccttttttcattacAAGCGAACGGGGAAAGGCGCAGAACTTCAAAAACTTGGCAACCCCTTcgatatgaaaaataaatttattttacaaaaaaaaaaaaaaagtaaaagagCGTAAACTTGGTATACATTCATCATATACAGGCATGTTCAAATCCACAACgatgtttataaaaaaaaacggttaTTAATATGTTCTCATTTTTCGCTTACAATTTTGataacaattaaaaaatattcctttttgttttactcaaatgattatttactttttttcttttttttttggtggggGCACTTACAAAACAGCACAATTGTCCCCAATTTTGCTAAAATGAGAGAAGCACATgatgttatatttttgtggaaaaaagtttcggaaaaaaaaaaacgtaaatgtgcgccgttttttttttttttttttgttcttgcCACAACGGCTATGTAACGTCGTGCGCGGGATGAGAGTCACGTGCGTAGTTGCATATGCTCACACGTTAAGCcgtttttggaaaaaaaatacataaacgtatgtacatatatgtgacATACATGtgacatatatatgcatatatatatgcttacATATGTGCTCATGCGCGCTTGCCAACGTGTGAGGACCaccacatgtgtgcatttcTTGCGAGCCCGCCCACCACGTATGCAGGTAGAACATGTGCGTATGTAACAGTTACGCACATGTCGTAAGTGCACTCGTGTCGGTGCGGCTGCTCGCAGGTAGCAGGTAGTAGGTGGCAGATAGCACGTGCTATGTGCGCTAATGTACGTTACGATGTTGGGCACATGTGCGCGCAGTTATGTTACCGATAACATCCCCCCCTATATTTAGATTGGCGCATACGTGTGCACCTGCACGGATATCTGCTTATGCCCGCCGCACTTTCGCACGTGTTCCTTTGCTTACGCACATATACAGCGCAGCAATGCGCATTCACATATGCGTCGCGCTTTTATACATTCACATGCGCAGTGCGAAAATATCAGTGTCACTTCACCCATGTGCGCATTGCGCAATGCACTGTGCTGACATGCAAAAAAGCAACATACGCGTAAGGCGCACTtcaaggaaagaaaaacggCGAAACACACACTCTCCGGAGCTAACCATGTAACgatttatatatgaaaaaggaatttttttttttttttttttcttcccaggGGAGgcaaatttttacttttttgttaaaacgCCCTACAAGTGGAcgttaaaaaaggagcgccTTCTATACTTTCCCAAAATTGTAACAAAAAAGGCagtcaaaaaattgcacaaaatggTGGGCAACTTTTCAGATAGCCATTACGCAAATCGTACAACACAGTAGATTAACTTCTGAGCTGTACCTATCCGttttaattaacatttttaagggaaaaaaaaaaaataaaagcatcCATCTGTTGCCACGCtgtgtgtttttcccctgcCCCTTCACctgaaaaattacaattttgccgttttaaaagaaattaaaaaggaggcTGCGCGTTTGGCCTGTTTTCTTTCCACCCACAATATGCACAACTGgtcttcaaaaaattgaaaaagttaCACCACGCAAATGAGTGTGTGTGGTGCCTCTTCCAACACCGCCGTATCGTTCGCCAAACGAATGAATTGCAAAGTAGTGACATGGCGACGTGCTTTTAATGGGTGCAcacacaaataaatatatatacaaatgtgcatatattttttcttttgcctaGTTATGTGCACTTATGATCGCACTTATAGAACCCCCACCAATACCTGCTGCTCACCGCCCACGCGTGCATCCACCACAACAGAATTTAGGACgttgttatttttgcaattccaCTCGTTCGCAGTGCTAGTACAATTAGGAGCGCGCGTCCAAGCGTACATGTATGTGAGTATATATgcaaacatatatatacatacacaccgCACCCCACACGGTCGCAGTTAAaggtacacatttttgcacgGTCAGTTTTGCCATGCATAAGCAAAGGTCTGTTTGATGGTGAACAAGCGAAAAGCGGCTTGAAAGgaggcttctcccccgccgTGGAACGCACTgcacgttttaaaaaaggacacTTACACGAAAGGGTGCACGGGGACACGCAAAGCTGGGCGGCGCTTTGCAAGGGCGTACAAAATTGGGCAACGCGTCAAcgcgacaaaaaaaaaaaaataaaaaaaaataattcgaTATATAATTGGGCGGATAATTGGACGTATAGTTTACCGTATTATTAACTAAACAGATGGGTAGTTACACGAACGACTAGTGCAATTCCGGTGGGTCGAACATGCCGCCAGCCGGGCACGCAACACCCCAGGCACAGCCCAGAGCTCCTCATTTCGCCTTTTtgcccttccccttttgcacaaaattgtgcTTCGTAGCCGGCTTTAACTCCTTCAGATCTGGGGTCGAATTTGTTATAATGCAGTTTCCCAGTTCGTCCACCtgcacgtaaaaaaaaaaaaaaataataataaaaagaggtgcccatgtgcatgtgcatttCGCACAGATGCATAAGCTTGCTGCAAAGTTGGTTTGCTCAACAGGAGGCACTCATTTGTTACACGTCCAAATGTACCATGCCGAtcatttggaaaatattGCGAATAATATGTGGCTACATAAACGGGGCAACTGCTCATAGAAAAAGGACAATTGCGCAACGTTTATTAGTCTCCAACTGTTGATGCGACACGTCAAATAAGGCCCCCTCTCCTCGCAGTAAAGTAAGCAGCTGGGTGGAAATTTAGGGCTGCCCTACCGATATATTTTTGATgagctccttttccttttcttcggTTGACATTTTCAGGAAGTACGAAATGCACGATTCGGCaaccttcccctttttggcattTCCGGGCACCAGCTTCACCTTGTACTTTTGATTctacaaaagggaaagcagcaaaaaaatgggagccATGTGGTTACGCCGCTTATCTAGGCGGCcacttcccccttctgccAAGGGGCTGATGGGTTGCTACCTGAATGGCTGAGTAAGGCGCACACATCGGAATTGCAAACACCAAGTTGTCTCCTTCCTTGGGGGTGCACACCAACTTCTTTAATTCGCTCATTTTGTCCTACGAAGGAGGGGAAACGTGGGTGTTCGCCTGACGTGTGCTTCGCGGCGTGGAGAAGTGCGCCCATCGGggttcacaaaaaatgtacacacacgctcatatgcatatatatatatgtatatgcataactatgcatttttcccttatGCTAATGCGaagtgtaattttttttttcttcttt carries:
- a CDS encoding cyclophilin, putative (encoded by transcript PVX_084165A) codes for the protein MKIPNPRVYLDVAIGGRNAGRLIFELFMDKLPITCENFRCLCTGETGLGYYLKPRWYKNSPIHRIVTDFMFQGGDFNFGNGFGGESIYGQYFRNEKFIYRHSKRGVLSMCQTRIKHTNNSQFFVTFKSCPWLDKKHVVFGHLEYGFDTLSFIEEQSTLIGKPKKQVYIYNCGVIPLDRIKPKSQATSDDDYVIPDVEMPLLERDIHFNENADFSELKNMYKYSKRV
- a CDS encoding hypothetical protein, conserved (encoded by transcript PVX_084170A), whose translation is MIRKTYKNFNEPRDSDKTLNLCFLVHPSYYTVLELEEEDLINNEIRHNFLQLARKINLYDKTEPKKNYKKTDNLARELSYIKSWELLKHTYKFKMPILFQNLQKFNLHNHEVINYFSINYYARKRNLVRNKTMATVHKDRCFIIDTDMVYSMTPEYIAKNIGHSLIPVEKKQFRRRPRVRRERALPLSERKKRRYNENVLVRKDSGEEEVEEVAEVEEVAEVDEVAEVDEMGEVAEVDEMGKVGIATHVGEVPSAPTPTNKGDSDKVLIYLDPFCGAGGNSLSMSHVFTISSDIELARVKECQHNCKFYNNNVDFIVCDFFNIVNLFRENTIDVVFLSIPWGGPSYKKKKNFKLNSPGRKLTVYSCLRESLKLTKNVIFYLPRNVRMADLYGLFWYYQKLANGKNKVKNQSISNELFIELYANRVRCLVDEQQDNSLQNFHYFFNKQADMPSNEFDIGKQGNLFSVNIDKCNQFLTLPKAQRRKKKKKRTVGHVEDIYRISVGGERSEAKAEAKREGGTKGGGTKGGGTKGGGGTEGEGGTKIEVQTGAPIEEGATVEVQTGAPIEEGTEVHAQTGAPTEEGTAAHAHRGRKKKRASLWKWHNTCMVVYLGKITKVLKKNKTINYNSIYYLHKELSKCTMEKVKNKGETNFSLYRHLCNKKKNVLHNITRKVEKREICVNKNERTYNILINHRNVSFLNYFIDKKLNELMSNILGLFFKNVKNIMGYEKVSFLNKVFINLDNSMFNALTRRLTMGHNVKKYETYIYSDMLGKSCGLYVITDYFNMILSEIKKVVIILFGIYLHDISFMKYFFKFYKAKVPIKKLRNKKNFKNIHYTIVRLLFKFVLYIDLFKNVLSNNIKLEEFFNKNVVSTGLANLLEHLDIANNDYNFIRHKSKKDFSFSFKNLIKNFITLSVNMEMNGKLILTEEITNLYFRFLFNVYDPNVLLYELQSSLYEEQGEDEDQVKCYQWHLCLSTVNFLTKQFFYNMNIMSFLDYFNSLIYFYFNQMYVLSKCHRNYSNLFVARLNSFLYDSFCVKIL